The following coding sequences are from one Geodermatophilus normandii window:
- a CDS encoding superoxide dismutase, which yields MPEYVLPDLPYDYGALEPHISGRIMELHHDKHHQTYVTGANTALEKLAEARENDGLGTANLHEKNLAFNLAGHVNHSVFWPNMSPDGGDRPDGELGTAIADQFGSFEAFQAHFTAVANGVQGSGWAILAWDSVGQKLLIFQLHDHQGNLAVGQVPLLMLDMWEHAFYLQYQNVKADYVKAWWNVVNWADVTRRFTNARTATAGLVVPAA from the coding sequence ATGCCCGAGTACGTGCTCCCGGACCTGCCCTACGACTACGGGGCACTGGAGCCGCACATCTCCGGCCGCATCATGGAGCTGCACCACGACAAGCACCACCAGACCTACGTCACCGGGGCGAACACCGCACTGGAGAAGCTCGCCGAGGCGCGGGAGAACGACGGGCTGGGCACGGCGAACCTGCACGAGAAGAACCTGGCGTTCAACCTGGCCGGGCACGTCAACCACTCGGTGTTCTGGCCGAACATGAGCCCCGACGGCGGCGACCGGCCCGACGGCGAGCTGGGCACCGCGATCGCCGACCAGTTCGGGTCCTTCGAGGCGTTCCAGGCGCACTTCACCGCTGTCGCCAACGGGGTGCAGGGGTCGGGCTGGGCGATCCTCGCCTGGGACTCCGTCGGCCAGAAGTTGCTGATCTTCCAGCTCCACGACCACCAGGGGAACCTGGCCGTCGGGCAGGTCCCGCTGCTGATGCTGGACATGTGGGAGCACGCCTTCTACCTGCAGTACCAGAACGTGAAGGCCGACTACGTGAAGGCCTGGTGGAACGTCGTCAACTGGGCCGACGTCACCCGGCGCTTCACGAACGCCCGCACCGCCACCGCCGGGCTCGTCGTCCCGGCGGCCTGA
- a CDS encoding Nramp family divalent metal transporter, giving the protein MLGPAFVAAVAYVDPGNFATNFSGGASFGYTLLWVIVAANLMAMLIQSLTAKLGLATGRDLATLCRERLPRPVTWGLWVQAEAVAIATDLAEIVGGAVALNLLFGVPLPVGGLITAVVAFVLLGAQSRGHRPFERVITGLLLVIGLGFGYTLVGAGVDLGGVAGGMVPSFDGPESLVLATGILGATVMPHVIYVHSALTPGRYGDVVTAGRTHEGRSRLLRAQRIDVLLAMGLAGLVNAAMLVVAAQLFTGSGDQATTLEGVHAGLGDQLGTGAATAFALALLASGFASSSVGTHAGQVVMAGFLKRHIPVLARRLITLTPALAVLVLGGDPTTALVWSQVVLSFGIPFALVPLLWLTSRRDLMGGWVNRRVTTAVGGVVAALIIGLNAHLLIGFVTG; this is encoded by the coding sequence CTGCTCGGCCCGGCCTTCGTCGCCGCCGTCGCCTACGTCGACCCCGGCAACTTCGCCACCAACTTCTCCGGCGGCGCCTCCTTCGGCTACACGCTGCTGTGGGTGATCGTCGCGGCCAACCTCATGGCGATGCTCATCCAGTCGCTGACGGCCAAGCTCGGCCTCGCGACCGGCCGCGACCTCGCCACGCTGTGCCGCGAGCGGCTGCCGAGGCCGGTCACCTGGGGGCTGTGGGTGCAGGCCGAGGCGGTCGCCATCGCCACCGACCTCGCCGAGATCGTCGGCGGTGCCGTGGCGCTGAACCTGCTGTTCGGGGTGCCGCTGCCAGTCGGGGGGCTCATCACCGCCGTCGTCGCGTTCGTGCTGCTGGGGGCGCAGTCACGCGGGCACCGGCCCTTCGAGCGGGTCATCACCGGGCTGCTCCTGGTGATCGGCCTGGGCTTCGGCTACACGCTGGTCGGTGCGGGGGTCGACCTCGGCGGTGTCGCCGGCGGCATGGTCCCGTCCTTCGACGGCCCGGAGAGCCTGGTGCTGGCCACCGGCATCCTCGGCGCCACGGTCATGCCGCACGTCATCTACGTGCACTCCGCGCTCACGCCCGGCCGCTACGGCGACGTCGTCACCGCCGGCCGCACGCACGAGGGTCGCAGCCGGCTGCTGCGGGCCCAGCGCATCGACGTCCTGCTGGCGATGGGCCTGGCCGGGCTGGTCAACGCCGCGATGCTGGTCGTCGCCGCGCAGCTGTTCACCGGCTCCGGCGACCAGGCCACCACGCTCGAGGGCGTGCACGCCGGCCTCGGCGACCAGCTGGGCACCGGCGCGGCGACCGCCTTCGCGCTCGCGCTGCTGGCCAGCGGGTTCGCCTCCTCCTCGGTCGGCACCCACGCCGGCCAGGTCGTGATGGCCGGGTTCCTCAAGCGGCACATCCCGGTGCTGGCCCGCCGGCTGATCACCCTCACCCCGGCGCTGGCGGTGCTCGTCCTCGGCGGCGACCCGACGACGGCGCTGGTGTGGTCGCAGGTCGTGCTGTCCTTCGGCATCCCGTTCGCCCTGGTGCCGCTGCTGTGGCTGACCAGCCGCCGCGACCTCATGGGCGGCTGGGTCAACCGGCGGGTCACCACCGCCGTCGGCGGCGTGGTGGCGGCGCTGATCATCGGCCTCAACGCCCACCTGCTGATCGGCTTCGTGACGGGCTGA
- a CDS encoding alpha/beta fold hydrolase produces the protein MTILTARSGELDIAYEVLGDPGGEPLLLVMGLGAQMVGWPDGFCAELTARGFHVVRFDNRDVGLSTHLDGPVPARAWSRVPAAYTLADMAGDALAVMDAVGWPAAHVVGASLGGMIAQQLAVSAPERVLSLTSVMSTPSPRIGRMRLRTVLALVRKARRLARERGPATTPEAMADAMVAMQEVTGSPGYPPRREDHLEVLRVAMARDDSGLTGPGAKRQNAAERIAPDLRPALAAVRVPTLVVHGDSDVVIRPEGGRATAEAVPGARLVVHPGMGHELPRALWPRLADDVRAVADRAARRP, from the coding sequence GTGACCATCCTGACCGCCCGTTCCGGCGAGCTCGACATCGCCTACGAGGTGCTCGGGGACCCCGGGGGTGAGCCGCTGCTGCTGGTCATGGGCCTGGGCGCGCAGATGGTCGGCTGGCCCGACGGGTTCTGCGCCGAGCTCACCGCGCGCGGCTTCCACGTCGTCCGCTTCGACAACCGCGACGTCGGGCTGTCCACCCACCTCGACGGGCCGGTGCCGGCGCGGGCCTGGTCGCGGGTGCCGGCCGCCTACACGCTGGCCGACATGGCCGGGGACGCGCTGGCGGTGATGGACGCCGTCGGCTGGCCGGCCGCGCACGTCGTGGGCGCCTCACTCGGCGGGATGATCGCCCAGCAGCTCGCCGTGTCCGCGCCGGAGCGGGTGCTGTCGCTGACGTCGGTCATGTCGACGCCGTCGCCGCGGATCGGCCGGATGCGCCTGCGGACGGTGCTGGCGCTGGTCCGGAAGGCGCGGCGGCTGGCGAGGGAGCGCGGTCCGGCGACGACGCCCGAGGCGATGGCGGACGCCATGGTGGCGATGCAGGAGGTCACCGGCTCGCCCGGCTACCCGCCCCGGCGGGAGGACCACCTGGAGGTGCTGCGGGTGGCCATGGCCCGCGACGACTCCGGCCTCACCGGCCCGGGGGCCAAGCGGCAGAACGCCGCCGAGCGGATCGCCCCGGACCTGCGTCCCGCGCTCGCCGCGGTGCGCGTGCCGACGCTGGTGGTGCACGGCGACAGCGACGTGGTGATCCGGCCGGAGGGCGGTCGGGCGACCGCGGAGGCGGTCCCCGGCGCCCGCCTCGTCGTCCACCCGGGGATGGGCCACGAGCTGCCGCGGGCGCTGTGGCCCCGGCTGGCCGACGACGTCCGCGCCGTCGCCGATCGCGCGGCGCGCCGCCCCTGA
- a CDS encoding SDR family NAD(P)-dependent oxidoreductase — MTLPTARPLALVTGASSGIGLELAKQFAEHGYDLVVAAEDDELDAAAETLRGMGAAVSPVRGDLTRYEDRELLIAAVRGADRPLAAAAINAGVGVGGAFVDTDLDAELGIVALNCGSTVHIAKRVAQDMAAEGEGRILFTSSVASQAPQPFQAVYGASKSFVQHLALALREELSDRGVSVTALLPGPTDTEFFDRGDLTDTRMGATDAKDDPALVARQGFEGLMKGEASVFAGSLASKAMGRLSALTPGNVAAKLNRKMTEPGSGES; from the coding sequence GTGACCCTGCCGACCGCCCGTCCCCTCGCCCTCGTCACCGGCGCCTCCAGCGGCATCGGCCTGGAGCTCGCCAAGCAGTTCGCCGAGCACGGCTACGACCTCGTGGTCGCCGCGGAGGACGACGAGCTCGACGCCGCCGCCGAGACACTGCGCGGCATGGGCGCCGCCGTCTCCCCGGTCCGCGGCGACCTGACGAGGTACGAGGACCGCGAGCTGCTGATCGCCGCCGTGCGGGGGGCGGACCGGCCGCTGGCCGCCGCGGCGATCAACGCCGGTGTCGGCGTCGGCGGGGCGTTCGTGGACACCGACCTCGACGCCGAGCTGGGCATCGTGGCGCTCAACTGCGGGTCCACGGTGCACATCGCCAAGCGGGTCGCGCAGGACATGGCCGCCGAGGGTGAGGGCCGGATCCTGTTCACCTCCTCGGTGGCCTCGCAGGCGCCCCAGCCGTTCCAGGCCGTGTACGGCGCGAGCAAGTCCTTCGTGCAGCACCTGGCGCTGGCACTGCGCGAGGAGCTCTCCGACCGCGGCGTGAGCGTCACCGCGCTGCTGCCCGGGCCCACCGACACCGAGTTCTTCGACCGCGGGGACCTCACCGACACCCGGATGGGCGCCACCGACGCGAAGGACGACCCCGCGCTGGTCGCCCGCCAGGGCTTCGAGGGCCTGATGAAGGGCGAGGCCTCGGTGTTCGCCGGGTCGCTGGCCAGCAAGGCGATGGGGCGGCTGTCCGCACTCACGCCCGGCAACGTCGCGGCCAAGCTCAACCGGAAGATGACCGAGCCGGGTTCCGGGGAGAGCTGA
- a CDS encoding VOC family protein — MPVQRLNHAVLYVRDVERSTAFYRDVLGFRVEAEIPGRAVFLQAEGSTNDHDLGLFAVGAGAGPSQAGRASVGLYHLAWEVDTLAELARIRGALVAAGALVGASDHATTKALYAQDPDGLEFEVSWLLPAGLITDDVRAQAMAIRPLDLDAEIARYGAQTRGGLGVSVPV; from the coding sequence ATGCCGGTCCAGCGCCTCAACCACGCCGTCCTGTACGTCCGCGACGTCGAGCGCAGCACCGCCTTCTACCGCGACGTGCTCGGCTTCCGGGTCGAGGCCGAGATCCCCGGCCGAGCGGTGTTCCTGCAGGCCGAGGGCTCGACCAACGACCACGACCTCGGCCTGTTCGCCGTCGGGGCCGGCGCCGGCCCGTCGCAGGCCGGCCGCGCGAGCGTCGGGCTCTACCACCTCGCCTGGGAGGTCGACACCCTCGCCGAGCTCGCCCGGATCCGCGGCGCGCTCGTCGCCGCCGGGGCGCTGGTCGGCGCCTCCGACCACGCCACCACCAAGGCCCTCTACGCGCAGGACCCCGACGGGCTGGAGTTCGAGGTCTCCTGGCTGCTGCCGGCCGGGCTGATCACCGACGACGTCCGCGCGCAGGCCATGGCCATCCGCCCGCTGGACCTCGACGCGGAGATCGCCCGCTACGGCGCGCAGACCCGCGGCGGGCTCGGCGTCTCCGTCCCGGTCTGA
- a CDS encoding 1-aminocyclopropane-1-carboxylate deaminase → MTSLADFPRTPLLFGPSPVHRLDRLTAHLGGAAVWAKREDCNSGIAYGGNKTRKLEYLVADALAQGCDTLVSIGGVQSNHTRQVAAVAAHVGLACVLVQESWVDWPDAVYDKVGNILVSRLAGADVRLVKAGFGIGFKESWETALAEIEARGGKPYAIPAGASDHPLGGHGFANWALEVARQEAELGVFFDTVVVCSVTGSTQAGMVAGFALLEEQGGRPRRVLGVDASAKPAETRDQVLRIAQRTARAIGVQRELTLDDVELDERFHGGVYGIPDAATIRAMETAARTEGMVTDPVYEGKSMAATIDLVGRREIDPSSTVLYAHLGGQPALNGYSALFS, encoded by the coding sequence ATGACGAGCCTCGCTGACTTCCCCCGCACCCCCCTGCTGTTCGGGCCCTCGCCGGTGCACCGCCTGGACCGGCTGACCGCGCACCTGGGCGGCGCCGCGGTCTGGGCCAAGCGGGAGGACTGCAACTCCGGCATCGCCTACGGCGGCAACAAGACCCGCAAGCTCGAGTACCTCGTCGCCGACGCGCTCGCGCAGGGCTGCGACACGCTCGTGTCCATCGGCGGCGTGCAGAGCAACCACACCCGGCAGGTGGCCGCCGTCGCCGCGCACGTCGGCCTGGCCTGCGTGCTGGTGCAGGAGAGCTGGGTGGACTGGCCCGACGCGGTCTACGACAAGGTCGGCAACATCCTCGTCAGCCGGCTGGCCGGGGCCGACGTGCGGCTGGTGAAGGCCGGGTTCGGCATCGGTTTCAAGGAGAGCTGGGAGACCGCGCTCGCCGAGATCGAGGCGCGCGGCGGCAAGCCCTACGCCATCCCGGCCGGCGCCAGCGACCACCCGCTCGGCGGGCACGGCTTCGCGAACTGGGCGCTGGAGGTGGCGCGGCAGGAGGCCGAGCTCGGTGTCTTCTTCGACACCGTCGTCGTCTGCTCGGTCACCGGGTCGACGCAGGCCGGGATGGTCGCCGGGTTCGCGCTGCTGGAGGAGCAGGGCGGCCGGCCGCGGCGGGTGCTCGGCGTCGACGCCTCGGCCAAGCCCGCCGAGACCCGCGACCAGGTGCTGCGCATCGCGCAGCGGACGGCGCGGGCCATCGGTGTGCAGCGCGAGCTGACCCTCGACGACGTCGAGCTCGACGAGCGCTTCCACGGCGGCGTCTACGGCATCCCCGACGCGGCGACGATCCGCGCCATGGAGACGGCCGCCCGCACCGAGGGCATGGTCACCGACCCCGTGTACGAGGGGAAGTCGATGGCCGCGACGATCGACCTGGTCGGCCGGCGCGAGATCGACCCGTCGTCGACCGTGCTCTACGCCCACCTCGGCGGCCAGCCCGCGCTCAACGGCTACAGCGCGCTCTTCTCGTGA
- a CDS encoding GNAT family N-acetyltransferase, giving the protein MTEPVEVPAGPLLLRPWRAGDAPAVLAALTDPATRVWSNPGRVATLDDARWWVARRADWSGGGIAAWAVADAGTGELLGSVNLHSIDRDQGDAEVGYWTVPAARGRGVAPRAVDAAVRWGFAELPVDRVELVHAVENPGSGRVAEKAGFTLEGRLRRSYRYGDGVKRDELLWARLAGDDVPDLSTRS; this is encoded by the coding sequence GTGACCGAGCCCGTCGAGGTGCCCGCCGGCCCGCTGCTGCTGCGTCCGTGGCGGGCCGGGGACGCCCCGGCCGTCCTCGCCGCCCTCACCGACCCGGCCACCCGCGTCTGGAGCAACCCCGGCCGGGTCGCCACCCTCGACGACGCCCGCTGGTGGGTCGCCCGACGCGCCGACTGGAGCGGCGGGGGGATCGCCGCCTGGGCGGTCGCCGACGCCGGCACCGGCGAGCTGCTCGGCTCGGTGAACCTGCACTCGATCGACCGGGACCAGGGCGACGCCGAGGTCGGCTACTGGACGGTGCCCGCCGCGCGCGGCCGGGGCGTGGCGCCGCGGGCCGTGGACGCCGCCGTGCGCTGGGGCTTCGCCGAGCTCCCCGTCGACCGCGTGGAGCTGGTGCACGCCGTCGAGAACCCGGGGTCGGGCCGGGTGGCCGAGAAGGCCGGGTTCACCCTCGAGGGCCGGCTGCGCCGCTCCTACCGGTACGGCGACGGCGTCAAGCGCGACGAGCTGCTGTGGGCGCGCCTCGCCGGCGACGACGTCCCCGACCTCAGCACCCGCAGCTGA
- a CDS encoding TenA family transcriptional regulator, with amino-acid sequence MPVADLLVRHADAWGRATRHPFLDAVRDGTLPPAAFDTWLVQDAHFLADLLRFQARLLARAPRPAQAVLAGGCVALVEELDWFTRVAADRGLDLDAPQLPATIAYGDLLYRLDAADVGTALAALWAVERTYLDAWSSALPGAGEYRAFVEHWTVPGFASYVAGLEAAADATGPRDDAVLLEVVAAETAFWGMALA; translated from the coding sequence GTGCCGGTCGCCGACCTGCTCGTCCGCCACGCCGACGCGTGGGGCCGGGCCACCCGCCATCCGTTCCTCGACGCCGTCCGCGACGGGACGCTGCCGCCGGCCGCGTTCGACACCTGGCTGGTGCAGGACGCGCACTTCCTCGCCGACCTGCTCCGCTTCCAGGCCCGGCTGCTGGCCCGCGCGCCGCGTCCGGCGCAGGCGGTGCTGGCCGGCGGGTGCGTGGCGCTGGTCGAGGAGCTCGACTGGTTCACCCGGGTCGCCGCCGACCGGGGCCTGGACCTCGACGCGCCGCAGCTGCCGGCCACCATCGCCTACGGGGACCTGCTGTACCGGCTCGACGCCGCGGACGTCGGCACCGCCCTCGCCGCGCTGTGGGCCGTCGAGCGCACCTACCTCGACGCGTGGTCGTCCGCCCTGCCCGGCGCCGGGGAGTACCGCGCGTTCGTCGAGCACTGGACCGTGCCCGGCTTCGCGTCCTACGTCGCCGGGCTGGAGGCGGCGGCCGACGCGACGGGCCCGCGCGACGACGCCGTCCTCCTGGAGGTGGTCGCCGCGGAGACGGCGTTCTGGGGGATGGCGCTCGCGTGA
- the thiM gene encoding hydroxyethylthiazole kinase encodes MSSARSALSAAAPLVHCLTNTVVQTLTANALLAVGAAPAMVDEPLEAEGFAAVASAVLVNVGTVHRRTAEAMRLAARAASAAGTPWVLDPVAVGGLAFRTELAAELLGSRPAVVRGNASEVMALAGAGSGGRGVDSTAEADEALDAAVALAGRTGGVVAVSGEVDVVTDGTRTVRVGGGSVLLTRTTGAGCALGALVAAYVAATGDPMTGAVAAHAHVALAAEAAAAVAAGPGTFAPLWLDALDAVTDLSAAQVTT; translated from the coding sequence TTGAGTTCTGCCCGGTCGGCGCTGTCCGCCGCCGCCCCGCTCGTGCACTGCCTGACCAACACGGTCGTGCAGACGCTCACCGCCAACGCGCTGCTCGCCGTCGGCGCGGCGCCGGCGATGGTCGACGAGCCGCTCGAGGCCGAGGGCTTCGCCGCGGTGGCCTCGGCGGTGCTCGTGAACGTCGGAACCGTGCACCGGCGGACGGCGGAGGCGATGCGGCTGGCCGCCCGGGCGGCGTCGGCCGCCGGGACGCCGTGGGTGCTCGACCCGGTCGCCGTCGGGGGCCTGGCCTTCCGCACCGAGCTGGCCGCCGAGCTGCTCGGGTCCCGCCCGGCGGTCGTGCGCGGCAACGCCTCCGAGGTCATGGCGCTGGCCGGCGCCGGCTCGGGCGGGCGCGGGGTCGACTCGACGGCCGAGGCCGACGAGGCGCTCGACGCCGCCGTCGCCCTGGCCGGCCGCACCGGGGGAGTGGTCGCGGTGAGCGGCGAGGTCGACGTCGTCACCGACGGGACGCGCACCGTGCGGGTCGGCGGCGGCTCGGTCCTGCTCACCCGCACCACCGGCGCCGGCTGCGCGCTCGGTGCGCTGGTCGCGGCCTACGTCGCGGCGACGGGGGACCCGATGACCGGCGCGGTCGCCGCGCACGCGCACGTGGCGCTGGCCGCCGAGGCCGCGGCCGCCGTCGCCGCCGGTCCGGGCACCTTCGCCCCGCTCTGGCTCGACGCGCTCGACGCCGTCACGGACCTGTCCGCCGCGCAGGTGACCACGTGA
- the thiE gene encoding thiamine phosphate synthase, whose protein sequence is MRPAFDPALYLVTDTALAGPRGVPDVVRAAVAGGVTAVQVRDKTASRRELYALTLAVREVLAGTGVALFVNDAVDVALLAGADGVHVGQDDLPAAAVRALIGPDRLLGLSAGSDDELAVALALPPGTVDVVGIGPVWSTPTKPDAGTGLGPEGVAALAAEAAAGGLRSVAIGGIDARRAPLLTGVDGICVVSAICAAPDPAAAARALREAR, encoded by the coding sequence GTGAGGCCGGCGTTCGACCCGGCGCTCTACCTGGTCACCGACACCGCGCTGGCCGGGCCGCGCGGCGTGCCCGACGTGGTCCGCGCGGCGGTGGCCGGCGGGGTGACCGCGGTGCAGGTGCGGGACAAGACGGCGTCGCGGCGCGAGCTGTACGCGCTGACCCTCGCCGTGCGGGAGGTCCTGGCCGGCACGGGCGTGGCGCTGTTCGTCAACGACGCCGTCGACGTCGCCCTGCTGGCCGGCGCCGACGGCGTGCACGTCGGGCAGGACGACCTGCCGGCGGCCGCGGTGCGCGCCCTGATCGGCCCCGACCGGCTGCTCGGGCTCTCCGCGGGGTCCGACGACGAGCTCGCCGTCGCGCTCGCGCTGCCGCCGGGCACGGTCGACGTGGTGGGCATCGGGCCGGTGTGGTCCACGCCCACCAAGCCCGACGCCGGCACCGGCCTGGGCCCCGAGGGCGTGGCGGCGCTGGCGGCGGAGGCGGCGGCCGGCGGGCTGCGGTCGGTGGCGATCGGCGGCATCGACGCCCGGCGGGCGCCGCTGCTCACCGGCGTCGACGGCATCTGCGTGGTCTCCGCGATCTGCGCCGCGCCCGACCCCGCCGCCGCGGCGCGTGCCCTGCGGGAGGCCCGGTGA
- a CDS encoding TetR/AcrR family transcriptional regulator produces the protein MPRRVDHDERRAHLTAALLRIASTRGLQAVSMREVAAEAGVSLRVVQYYFTDKRTLMLSGVTELAARLDRRVRERAAAIGTGLPPRTVFDVVLGAILPTDDDSRADQLAWTAYYAAGLTDPAEAVDGRYAPDALERWLTGVLTEAVEAGDVPGDVDPRIEVVGLLALTNGLVSSVLGQQRDVDDALRVVRYRLDRLFGTG, from the coding sequence ATGCCGCGCAGGGTCGACCACGACGAGCGGCGGGCGCACCTCACCGCCGCCCTGCTGCGCATCGCCAGCACCCGCGGGCTGCAGGCGGTGTCGATGCGGGAGGTCGCCGCCGAGGCCGGCGTCTCCCTGCGGGTGGTGCAGTACTACTTCACCGACAAGAGGACGCTGATGCTGTCGGGCGTCACCGAGCTCGCCGCCCGGCTGGACCGGCGGGTGCGCGAGCGGGCGGCCGCCATCGGCACGGGCCTCCCGCCGCGCACGGTGTTCGACGTCGTCCTCGGCGCGATCCTGCCCACCGACGACGACAGCCGGGCCGACCAGCTCGCCTGGACCGCCTACTACGCCGCCGGCCTCACCGACCCCGCCGAGGCGGTCGACGGCCGCTACGCCCCTGACGCGCTCGAGCGCTGGCTCACCGGGGTGCTCACCGAGGCCGTCGAGGCCGGGGACGTGCCGGGTGACGTCGACCCGCGCATCGAGGTGGTCGGCCTGCTCGCGCTCACCAACGGCCTGGTCAGCAGCGTGCTCGGCCAGCAGCGCGACGTCGACGACGCCCTGCGCGTGGTCCGCTACCGCCTCGACCGCCTGTTCGGGACGGGGTGA
- a CDS encoding TenA family protein: MTLSAGLWTESADLAAAALDHPFVTGIADGTLPRGRFAGYVAQDAFFLEAFARAYALGVAHSRDRATLEALADLLAGVREELRLHDGYAARWGIDLAAVSPAPATLAYTEFLLATAALGDVGEVCAATTPCMRLYAHLGRALVPRATGPYREWVDTYADPGFADLAATLEALLDRVAADTPAVRRAYRRAMELELGFFDSAWGTVGGQ; this comes from the coding sequence GTGACCCTCTCCGCCGGGCTGTGGACGGAGAGCGCCGACCTCGCCGCCGCCGCGCTGGACCACCCGTTCGTCACCGGCATCGCCGACGGCACCCTGCCGCGCGGCCGGTTCGCCGGCTACGTCGCCCAGGACGCGTTCTTCCTCGAGGCCTTCGCCCGCGCCTACGCCCTCGGGGTGGCCCACAGCCGCGACCGCGCCACGCTGGAGGCCCTCGCCGACCTGCTGGCCGGCGTCCGCGAGGAGCTGCGGCTGCACGACGGCTACGCCGCCCGGTGGGGGATCGACCTGGCCGCGGTGTCCCCGGCGCCGGCGACGCTCGCCTACACCGAGTTCCTGCTGGCCACGGCCGCGCTGGGGGACGTCGGCGAGGTCTGCGCGGCGACGACGCCGTGCATGCGGCTCTACGCGCACCTCGGCCGGGCGCTGGTCCCCCGCGCGACCGGGCCGTACCGGGAGTGGGTGGACACCTACGCCGACCCCGGCTTCGCGGACCTGGCCGCCACGCTGGAGGCGCTGCTCGACCGGGTCGCCGCCGACACCCCGGCGGTGCGGCGGGCGTACCGGCGGGCGATGGAGCTGGAGCTGGGCTTCTTCGACAGCGCCTGGGGTACCGTCGGCGGCCAGTGA
- a CDS encoding GntR family transcriptional regulator translates to MPAPLVPVGRVLLRDQALARIRTAIVSGELAPGAVVKDADLAARLGLSVAPVRAALTRLVDEGLVEAKPQSHTRVTPLRPRQVRDAAVVVRAMHELAAREAAGTATADDVDAMRAANARFAAAVDAGDLDAALDADDDLHAVLLARAGNPALTATVERFTPAIRRLERARFAAAHGRGSVVLHDRLIAACAAGDVDAAVATTTEIWTALLSELEETDDEPR, encoded by the coding sequence GTGCCCGCACCGCTGGTCCCCGTCGGCCGGGTGCTGCTGCGCGACCAGGCGCTGGCGCGGATCCGGACCGCCATCGTGAGCGGCGAGCTCGCGCCGGGCGCGGTAGTCAAGGACGCCGACCTCGCCGCCCGCCTCGGCCTGTCGGTGGCCCCGGTGCGGGCCGCGCTGACCCGGCTGGTCGACGAGGGGCTGGTCGAGGCCAAGCCGCAGAGCCACACCCGGGTCACCCCGCTGCGGCCGCGGCAGGTGCGCGACGCCGCCGTCGTCGTCCGGGCCATGCACGAGCTGGCCGCCCGGGAGGCCGCCGGGACGGCGACCGCCGACGACGTCGACGCCATGCGCGCGGCCAACGCGCGGTTCGCCGCCGCGGTGGACGCCGGCGACCTCGACGCCGCGCTCGACGCCGACGACGACCTGCACGCCGTCCTGCTCGCCCGCGCCGGCAACCCGGCGCTGACCGCGACCGTCGAGCGGTTCACGCCCGCGATCCGCCGGCTGGAGCGGGCCCGCTTCGCCGCGGCGCACGGCCGGGGGTCCGTCGTGCTGCACGACCGCCTGATCGCCGCCTGCGCGGCCGGGGACGTCGACGCCGCCGTCGCCACGACCACCGAGATCTGGACGGCGCTGCTGTCCGAACTGGAGGAGACCGATGACGAGCCTCGCTGA
- a CDS encoding rhodanese-like domain-containing protein: MTSDWSTDPADAAAHFARRLAVETDVSDVHAALESGAPGFVLLDSRSREAWDQGHVPGAVHLPGREVAARAEAELDRSVPVVTYCWGPGCNGATRAALALALLGYRVREMIGGFEYWAREGLPVATADGVTRPDVDPLTAPRTVSCGC, from the coding sequence GTGACCAGCGACTGGAGCACCGACCCCGCCGACGCCGCCGCCCACTTCGCCCGCCGGCTGGCCGTGGAGACCGACGTCAGCGACGTACACGCCGCGCTGGAGTCCGGCGCCCCGGGCTTCGTCCTCCTCGACAGCCGCAGCCGCGAGGCGTGGGACCAGGGGCACGTCCCGGGCGCCGTGCACCTGCCCGGCCGGGAGGTCGCGGCGCGGGCGGAGGCCGAGCTGGACCGGTCCGTCCCGGTGGTCACCTACTGCTGGGGCCCGGGTTGCAACGGCGCCACGCGGGCCGCGCTCGCGCTGGCGCTGCTCGGCTACCGGGTGCGGGAGATGATCGGCGGCTTCGAGTACTGGGCCCGTGAGGGGCTGCCGGTGGCGACCGCGGACGGCGTCACCCGGCCCGACGTCGACCCGCTGACCGCCCCGCGGACGGTCAGCTGCGGGTGCTGA